In Desulfonatronovibrio magnus, a single genomic region encodes these proteins:
- a CDS encoding transposase produces MPRIARFIRDNQPNVYHIVSRTALQGLPIKDRDNDFLLGLIKKLSQFYFVDVLGFALLGNHFHLVIRMYPESDPTDDEIKKRLHKYYGDELNVTGVLISDYRKRLTSLGAYVKDIKQGFTRYFNKKYGRRGFFWGDRFKSMIVQDGLSLVNLMAYVDLNPIRAGIVKKPEDYRWCSLGYHTQTGNKDGLLSIDFGMKEWNEFDPKEIVRKYRQFVYETGAVDAGKGKVMDKKIVEKARKKGYKISRTDRFRYRCRYFTDSGVIGGKDFVQEVFDQVKHLLRSKDERKFTPVGGVEGLYSMKRLGT; encoded by the coding sequence ATGCCCAGAATTGCCAGATTTATCCGGGATAATCAGCCAAACGTATACCATATTGTTTCCAGAACAGCTCTTCAGGGCCTGCCCATCAAGGACAGGGACAATGACTTTCTGCTGGGCCTGATCAAAAAGCTATCCCAGTTCTACTTTGTGGACGTGCTGGGATTCGCACTTTTAGGCAACCACTTCCACCTGGTAATCCGCATGTATCCTGAATCTGATCCGACAGATGATGAAATCAAGAAAAGGCTGCATAAGTATTATGGAGATGAACTTAATGTGACCGGGGTTCTTATATCCGACTACCGCAAGCGCCTCACCAGCCTGGGGGCTTATGTGAAGGACATCAAGCAGGGATTTACCAGGTATTTCAATAAGAAGTATGGCCGCAGAGGCTTTTTCTGGGGGGATAGATTCAAAAGTATGATTGTCCAGGATGGTTTGAGTCTGGTTAACCTTATGGCTTATGTGGATCTTAATCCCATCCGGGCCGGGATAGTAAAGAAACCGGAAGACTACCGCTGGTGTTCCCTGGGCTACCATACTCAGACCGGTAATAAGGACGGCTTGCTGTCCATAGACTTTGGCATGAAGGAATGGAACGAGTTTGATCCAAAAGAGATTGTCCGCAAGTACAGACAGTTTGTATATGAGACAGGCGCTGTGGATGCCGGGAAAGGCAAGGTAATGGACAAAAAGATTGTGGAAAAGGCCAGGAAGAAAGGCTACAAAATATCCAGGACTGACCGGTTCAGATACAGATGCCGGTATTTTACAGACTCAGGTGTGATCGGGGGGAAAGACTTTGTTCAGGAGGTGTTTGATCAGGTTAAGCATTTGCTTCGGTCCAAGGATGAGCGGAAGTTTACTCCCGTTGGTGGTGTTGAGGGTTTATATTCCATGAAGCGATTGGGTACTTAA